The following proteins are encoded in a genomic region of Bacilli bacterium:
- the queA gene encoding tRNA preQ1(34) S-adenosylmethionine ribosyltransferase-isomerase QueA, whose amino-acid sequence MDIELFQFALPEALIAQTPSATRTGSRLMTLNRRTGEIGHRRFTDIVYFLQPGDTLVLNDSKVIPARLLGVKKHTGAKAELLLLRNLGSDRWEALARPAKRLKAGSVIEFGGGHAPLLTAIVEEDRPEGGKIVRFSYRGIFPEILDELGEMPLPPYIHERLQDKDRYQTVYARYEGSAAAPTAGLHFTQELLEEIAQAGIRIAYVTLHVGLGTFRPVSAGKIEEHKMHAEYYILNGETASILNDARKNGGRIVAVGTTSARTLETLGNLYGDSEFAPCAGWTDIFIYPGYKFTMVDALLTNFHLPKSTLLMLVSAFAGRTTVLQAYNEAIAQKYRFFSFGDAMFIY is encoded by the coding sequence ATGGATATCGAGCTGTTTCAATTTGCCCTTCCCGAGGCGTTGATCGCGCAGACGCCGTCGGCAACGCGCACCGGTTCGCGGCTGATGACGTTGAATCGCCGCACCGGCGAAATCGGACATCGGCGTTTTACTGATATCGTGTATTTTTTGCAGCCTGGCGACACGCTTGTATTGAATGATTCAAAGGTCATTCCGGCCAGATTGTTAGGAGTGAAAAAGCATACCGGCGCAAAAGCGGAATTGCTGCTGCTGCGCAATTTGGGCTCCGACAGATGGGAGGCGCTTGCCCGCCCGGCCAAACGATTAAAGGCCGGCAGCGTAATCGAATTCGGCGGCGGTCATGCGCCGCTGTTGACGGCGATCGTTGAAGAAGACAGGCCGGAAGGCGGGAAAATCGTCCGTTTTTCTTATCGCGGAATTTTTCCTGAAATATTGGATGAGTTGGGCGAAATGCCGCTTCCTCCGTATATACATGAACGTCTGCAAGACAAAGACCGGTATCAGACCGTATATGCCCGGTATGAAGGGTCAGCGGCGGCGCCGACGGCTGGGCTGCATTTTACGCAGGAACTGCTTGAAGAAATTGCCCAGGCCGGAATTCGCATCGCTTACGTGACTTTGCATGTGGGGCTTGGCACGTTTCGTCCGGTCAGCGCAGGGAAGATTGAAGAACACAAGATGCATGCCGAATATTACATCTTGAACGGAGAAACCGCGAGCATATTGAACGACGCCCGCAAAAACGGAGGCAGAATCGTCGCGGTCGGGACGACGAGCGCGCGAACCCTGGAGACATTGGGAAACTTGTATGGCGATAGCGAGTTTGCCCCGTGCGCCGGTTGGACAGACATCTTTATTTACCCAGGCTACAAGTTTACAATGGTAGACGCGCTGCTGACGAATTTTCATTTGCCGAAGTCGACGCTATTAATGCTGGTCAGCGCTTTTGCCGGCAGAACGACGGTTTTGCAAGCTTATAATGAGGCGATTGCGCAAAAGTACCGCTTTTTCAGTTTTGGCGATGCAATGTTTATTTATTGA
- a CDS encoding SpoIID/LytB domain-containing protein, with the protein MAKLTRVVMIVLFIGAFFLTGLATPESRTYAAIPKLDEIRVSLFIDSRGTVPAVTLSASELQIGINQADGVHTLMAAKDEPVRFSMDQYMLKWIAIGDYNRAKTVYGQLQAAGLNPYIFSTRKSGKPLYVVYTGHYASQNAAELVAAKGPGGLSPIVTGPYHVSAGKFASEAQADALCNSLNDAGITANVVAYVASGAPAFGVWVGEETSPDKLAAVQALARKAMPGLVLTPVDPAMPYLLKRIEVSQSASANSAVAHLFFQANSEKVWVTAKGSGIKVAERYGRTYRGAIEISQFNGKLAVINQLPFEQYLYSVVGSELSADWPLEALKAQAVAARTYALTLGMKYKIANISDTTFDQAYYGLSREFPDAIKAVEQTKGEVLVNADGLITPFYYSNGGGLSADPTEIWGTPIDYIQSVMSPDQDAQNGKLVWDRVVLANGETGYIRSDFVADTGEKNALGLSVVTATESNVNVRKAPYVDNVANPPIAQVMKGDKMIVFDQAIESNSFNWIRGPFTAEEMLSAINQYAEAPLKSPPKSLTVTARGPSGRVVKMQADGADIQVARPDTYRSAMQGVPSTRFAVEETGKLTVLGAGGKMRTLAGTGGKLAVISGSSAATPNGISRAIALSAPEYFIVNHAGNVRLATSDVQYRFIGLGNGHGLGMSQWGARALADLQYDYKYILQYYYKGVQIVKE; encoded by the coding sequence ATGGCCAAATTGACGCGAGTTGTAATGATCGTACTTTTCATAGGCGCATTTTTTTTGACCGGTTTGGCAACGCCGGAATCCCGTACATATGCAGCAATCCCCAAGCTGGATGAGATCAGGGTGAGCCTGTTTATTGACAGCCGCGGAACCGTGCCGGCAGTGACGCTGTCCGCGTCCGAACTGCAGATCGGCATCAATCAGGCGGACGGCGTGCATACGCTGATGGCCGCCAAAGACGAGCCGGTCCGTTTCAGCATGGATCAATATATGCTAAAATGGATTGCCATCGGGGATTATAATCGCGCGAAAACGGTGTACGGGCAATTGCAGGCAGCCGGACTTAATCCGTATATTTTTTCCACGCGCAAAAGCGGAAAGCCGTTGTATGTTGTCTATACGGGGCATTACGCTTCGCAAAATGCGGCGGAACTGGTCGCGGCAAAAGGCCCCGGCGGATTGTCGCCGATTGTGACGGGCCCCTATCATGTAAGCGCCGGCAAATTTGCCAGCGAAGCGCAGGCTGACGCCCTGTGCAATTCTTTAAACGATGCGGGGATCACCGCCAACGTTGTTGCCTATGTCGCATCGGGCGCCCCCGCTTTTGGCGTATGGGTTGGCGAAGAAACATCGCCGGACAAGCTGGCGGCGGTGCAGGCGCTGGCTAGGAAAGCAATGCCCGGCCTGGTGTTAACGCCGGTTGACCCGGCGATGCCCTATTTGTTGAAAAGAATCGAAGTTTCCCAGTCGGCAAGTGCCAATTCGGCGGTAGCGCATTTGTTCTTTCAGGCGAACAGCGAAAAAGTTTGGGTAACCGCCAAGGGTTCCGGAATTAAGGTGGCGGAGAGGTACGGCCGTACGTATCGCGGCGCTATTGAAATAAGCCAATTCAACGGGAAATTGGCTGTTATTAACCAGCTTCCGTTCGAACAATATTTGTACTCGGTTGTCGGTTCGGAGCTAAGCGCCGACTGGCCGCTGGAAGCGTTGAAAGCGCAGGCGGTCGCGGCGAGAACGTACGCGTTGACGCTGGGAATGAAATATAAAATCGCCAATATTTCCGATACCACATTCGATCAGGCTTATTATGGATTGAGCAGGGAATTTCCGGATGCCATTAAGGCGGTCGAGCAAACAAAAGGCGAAGTGTTGGTCAACGCCGACGGGTTGATTACCCCGTTCTACTATTCCAACGGCGGCGGGCTGAGCGCGGATCCGACAGAAATCTGGGGAACGCCGATCGATTATATCCAAAGCGTGATGAGCCCGGACCAAGACGCCCAAAACGGCAAACTGGTGTGGGACCGCGTCGTGCTTGCTAACGGCGAGACCGGCTATATCCGCTCGGATTTTGTTGCGGACACCGGGGAAAAAAATGCGCTCGGATTATCTGTTGTGACGGCGACGGAAAGCAACGTAAACGTCCGTAAAGCGCCATATGTCGACAATGTGGCGAATCCGCCGATTGCCCAGGTGATGAAAGGCGATAAAATGATCGTATTCGACCAGGCGATCGAGTCCAATTCGTTTAACTGGATTCGCGGTCCCTTTACGGCTGAAGAAATGCTCTCCGCCATCAATCAATATGCCGAAGCGCCGCTCAAGAGCCCGCCCAAGTCGCTAACCGTCACCGCAAGAGGCCCATCCGGACGTGTCGTTAAAATGCAGGCCGACGGCGCCGACATTCAGGTGGCGCGACCGGATACTTATCGCTCCGCCATGCAAGGGGTGCCGAGCACACGGTTTGCTGTGGAGGAGACGGGCAAGCTGACAGTGCTTGGAGCCGGCGGGAAAATGCGCACCCTTGCCGGAACGGGCGGCAAGCTGGCCGTTATATCCGGTTCGTCCGCCGCTACGCCAAACGGTATTTCCCGGGCAATTGCGTTATCCGCTCCCGAATACTTTATCGTAAATCATGCGGGCAACGTGCGTTTGGCTACGAGCGATGTGCAGTACCGGTTTATCGGGCTGGGCAACGGGCACGGACTCGGCATGTCGCAATGGGGCGCCCGCGCGTTGGCGGACTTGCAGTATGACTACAAATATATTCTGCAATACTATTACAAAGGTGTTCAGATCGTGAAGGAATGA
- the ruvB gene encoding Holliday junction branch migration DNA helicase RuvB, protein MEDRIISANFMMEDGTDDYSLRPRYLSEYIGQAQVKENLKVFIEAAKMRKEALDHVLLYGPPGLGKTTLSNIIANELGVHIRTTSGPAIERPGDLAAILTNLQDGDVLFIDEIHRLHRTVEEVLYPAMEDFSLDIMIGKGPSARSVRLDLPNFTLIGATTRAGLLSSPLRDRFGVVSRLEFYTVEELTFIVSRAADILHVKTIGDAARQIAMRSRGTPRIANRLLKRVRDFAQVKGDGIITPELANTALAHIQIDRLGLDAIDHKMLHTVIRHFGGGPVGLDTIAASIGEESQTIEDVYEPYLLQIGFLQRTPRGRTVTKLAYDHLGIPYPEK, encoded by the coding sequence ATGGAGGACCGCATCATATCCGCCAATTTCATGATGGAGGACGGAACGGATGATTACAGTCTTCGCCCCCGGTATTTGTCGGAGTATATCGGGCAGGCGCAAGTCAAAGAAAATCTGAAAGTGTTTATCGAAGCGGCGAAAATGCGCAAAGAAGCGCTGGATCATGTGCTGTTGTACGGGCCGCCGGGATTGGGGAAAACGACGTTGTCCAATATTATCGCAAACGAATTGGGCGTTCATATCCGCACCACATCCGGCCCGGCGATCGAACGCCCCGGCGATTTGGCCGCCATTTTGACCAACTTGCAGGATGGCGATGTGCTGTTTATCGACGAAATCCACCGGTTGCACCGCACCGTTGAGGAAGTGCTGTACCCGGCGATGGAAGATTTCTCCCTCGACATCATGATCGGCAAAGGTCCCAGCGCCCGGTCGGTGCGCCTTGATTTGCCGAACTTTACTTTAATCGGCGCGACTACCCGCGCCGGTCTGTTGTCTTCGCCTTTGCGCGACCGCTTTGGCGTGGTTAGCCGCCTCGAATTTTATACGGTGGAGGAGCTGACGTTTATCGTTTCCCGGGCGGCGGATATTTTGCATGTCAAGACAATCGGGGATGCCGCAAGGCAAATCGCCATGCGATCGCGGGGAACGCCGCGAATTGCCAACCGGCTTCTGAAACGGGTGCGCGATTTCGCGCAAGTGAAGGGAGACGGCATCATAACCCCGGAATTGGCGAATACGGCGCTCGCGCATATCCAGATTGACCGTTTGGGACTGGACGCGATCGACCATAAAATGCTGCACACGGTCATCCGGCATTTCGGCGGAGGGCCCGTAGGGCTCGATACGATCGCCGCATCCATCGGAGAAGAAAGTCAGACGATCGAAGACGTCTATGAACCGTATTTGCTGCAGATCGGCTTTTTGCAGCGCACTCCGCGCGGGCGAACGGTTACGAAACTGGCTTACGATCACCTGGGCATTCCATATCCGGAAAAGTAA
- the ruvA gene encoding Holliday junction branch migration protein RuvA, which produces MIDFLRGSVAHVAEDYVVIDVGGVGYRVFCANPYVFAKRENEAVTVYIHYYVREYATLLFGFATRQEQALFRQLLDVSGIGPKVALGVLSGGTPDAIIASIRQENIAYLTRLPGIGKKTAQRIILDLKDKLGVAPTTVAGINAAERELSADSGASPWAEAKAGLLALGYTEAETEAAWAAIRDKAETSDKPDVLLKLALQALYKK; this is translated from the coding sequence ATGATCGATTTTTTGCGCGGGAGTGTCGCCCACGTTGCCGAAGATTATGTCGTAATCGACGTTGGCGGCGTCGGATATCGGGTATTTTGCGCAAATCCTTATGTGTTCGCCAAACGCGAAAATGAAGCGGTTACGGTTTATATCCATTATTATGTGCGCGAGTACGCGACGCTTTTGTTCGGGTTTGCCACCAGGCAGGAGCAGGCTTTATTTCGCCAACTGCTGGATGTAAGCGGGATCGGCCCGAAGGTGGCGCTCGGCGTTTTATCGGGAGGGACTCCCGACGCCATCATCGCTTCCATACGGCAAGAAAACATCGCCTATTTGACGCGCCTGCCGGGAATCGGCAAAAAGACGGCGCAGCGGATTATTCTGGATTTGAAAGACAAATTGGGAGTTGCGCCGACAACCGTTGCCGGCATCAACGCCGCAGAGAGGGAATTATCCGCTGATAGCGGCGCTTCCCCTTGGGCGGAAGCAAAAGCCGGGCTGTTGGCATTGGGTTATACGGAAGCGGAAACGGAAGCGGCGTGGGCGGCGATCCGCGATAAAGCGGAAACGTCGGATAAACCGGATGTCCTGTTGAAGCTTGCGCTGCAGGCGCTCTACAAAAAGTAG
- the ruvC gene encoding crossover junction endodeoxyribonuclease RuvC has protein sequence MVQTGENFLRILGIDPGIAIVGFGFIDQKGSKLVPVQYGSIQTPAHMDSAKRLRIIFETLLKLIDKYRPDTLGLEKLYFNRNVTTAFSVGQARGIIMLAAEMKGLTIGEYTPLQVKQAIVGYGKAEKHQVQDMIRMFLNLPETPKPDDVADALAVAICHAHSSALNDKLNGANRR, from the coding sequence ATGGTGCAGACGGGAGAGAACTTTTTGCGGATATTGGGCATCGACCCTGGAATTGCGATTGTTGGTTTCGGCTTTATTGATCAAAAAGGCAGCAAGCTTGTCCCGGTTCAATACGGCAGCATTCAAACGCCGGCGCATATGGATTCGGCCAAACGGCTGCGCATCATTTTTGAAACGCTGCTTAAGTTGATCGACAAGTACCGGCCCGATACGCTGGGATTGGAAAAGCTGTATTTTAACCGCAACGTGACAACGGCTTTCTCGGTCGGACAAGCGAGGGGCATCATTATGTTGGCTGCGGAAATGAAGGGGCTCACAATTGGCGAATACACTCCGCTGCAAGTGAAACAGGCAATTGTCGGCTACGGGAAAGCCGAGAAGCACCAAGTGCAGGATATGATCCGCATGTTTTTAAATCTGCCGGAGACGCCCAAGCCCGACGACGTGGCCGACGCGTTGGCCGTGGCGATTTGCCATGCCCATTCCTCGGCATTAAACGATAAATTGAACGGAGCAAACAGACGATGA
- a CDS encoding BofC C-terminal domain-containing protein, which produces MNYANMLKQLKKRLRKKRNRLSLAFWCIACLLALLSLLFPGFAASSLALVSGAPANPAAASAVNLPASPDKDGKKEVILHRQYACGEETTHLGSKTLREVQSLLTQHPGLRLEKTTFDRIELTEKINDLSAKCKENAYFGLDENGNLTLFDGLPSEKRAVRTFFQLDIAQLKSSLPVETVKQLYDGIRIRDYAEYTSVLSTFSDFAVKATTLTQ; this is translated from the coding sequence GTGAATTATGCGAATATGCTCAAACAGTTGAAAAAGCGGCTGCGGAAAAAACGCAACCGGTTATCGCTCGCATTTTGGTGTATAGCTTGCCTGCTAGCGCTGTTAAGTTTGCTTTTCCCGGGGTTTGCCGCAAGCTCGCTCGCGCTTGTTTCGGGTGCGCCGGCAAATCCGGCGGCGGCAAGCGCCGTGAATTTGCCGGCAAGCCCGGATAAGGACGGCAAAAAGGAAGTAATCTTGCATCGGCAATACGCCTGCGGTGAAGAGACGACCCATCTGGGCAGCAAAACGCTGCGGGAAGTGCAGTCGCTTCTTACGCAGCATCCCGGCTTAAGATTGGAAAAAACTACATTTGACCGCATCGAACTGACGGAAAAAATCAACGATTTATCGGCGAAATGCAAGGAAAACGCCTACTTCGGACTTGACGAGAACGGCAATCTGACGTTGTTTGACGGGCTTCCGTCAGAGAAGCGCGCGGTCCGCACCTTTTTTCAACTGGATATTGCCCAGTTGAAATCCAGTCTCCCCGTCGAAACGGTGAAACAGTTGTATGACGGCATCCGCATTCGCGATTATGCGGAATATACCAGCGTTCTGTCCACATTTAGCGATTTCGCGGTGAAGGCAACTACACTCACACAATAG
- a CDS encoding LysM peptidoglycan-binding domain-containing protein — protein sequence MKLHIVKKGDTLFQIAEKYHVDLETLLSANPQIADPDEIAPGMKIKIPHGAAPVAPPDESVAYKHIVQQGDTLWKLSKAWNVPLQSLIAFNPHLKNPNVLLTGETVFIPKSGAESPHQSQQSIAPQMQGEPPQSAEQSALDTDLGNIHGAMDLSVSNQDVNVAQVPESGQPFVFADESDLGNMSKKIDDLFAQFKVPATEASSAIHPEKKAAAQMLPPAYPSAPLFVSPQYMPGNDCGCKHPAAQQPFYHPYAQPAAQLTAPTGYPTMQAPYAALHMPPYAQPFPVSYMAYAADPQVNIYQYPMPWTAGSDMSTAPHGTVPLQLPDNAVDSKKDADKPDVHASAQRHASKQHRNRKSSKTRGKHANGKSTGGDIGQKNLLYDEPFAKTSLPWINT from the coding sequence GTGAAACTTCATATTGTCAAAAAGGGGGATACCCTTTTTCAAATCGCGGAAAAATACCATGTCGATCTGGAGACGCTGCTATCGGCTAACCCGCAAATTGCCGATCCGGACGAAATCGCGCCGGGTATGAAAATCAAGATTCCGCATGGCGCGGCGCCTGTTGCGCCGCCGGACGAATCGGTAGCGTACAAACATATTGTGCAACAGGGGGATACGTTGTGGAAATTGTCCAAAGCGTGGAATGTGCCGCTGCAATCGCTCATCGCGTTTAATCCCCACTTGAAAAACCCCAATGTGTTGCTGACCGGCGAAACGGTGTTTATCCCGAAATCCGGTGCCGAATCGCCGCATCAGTCGCAACAATCCATTGCGCCGCAAATGCAAGGCGAGCCGCCGCAATCGGCGGAGCAGTCCGCGCTGGACACGGATTTGGGCAATATTCACGGCGCGATGGATCTGTCTGTTTCCAATCAGGATGTGAATGTCGCGCAAGTTCCCGAATCCGGGCAACCGTTTGTGTTTGCCGACGAGTCCGATCTTGGCAATATGAGCAAAAAGATTGATGATCTGTTTGCCCAGTTCAAGGTCCCGGCCACCGAAGCGTCTTCCGCCATTCATCCGGAAAAAAAGGCTGCGGCGCAAATGCTTCCGCCTGCCTACCCGTCTGCGCCGCTGTTTGTTTCACCGCAGTATATGCCGGGCAACGATTGCGGATGCAAGCATCCCGCCGCCCAGCAGCCGTTTTATCATCCTTATGCTCAACCGGCTGCCCAACTGACGGCCCCGACGGGGTATCCGACCATGCAAGCGCCGTACGCCGCTTTGCACATGCCGCCGTATGCCCAGCCTTTTCCCGTATCCTATATGGCGTACGCTGCGGACCCGCAGGTGAACATCTATCAATATCCGATGCCCTGGACTGCCGGAAGCGACATGTCAACCGCTCCGCATGGCACAGTCCCTTTGCAATTGCCGGATAACGCCGTGGACAGCAAAAAAGATGCGGATAAGCCGGACGTGCACGCTTCCGCGCAGCGCCACGCTAGCAAGCAGCATCGTAACCGGAAAAGCTCCAAAACACGCGGAAAACACGCGAACGGAAAAAGTACCGGCGGCGACATCGGGCAAAAAAATTTGCTCTACGATGAACCGTTTGCCAAAACCAGCCTTCCGTGGATCAATACATGA
- the ilvE gene encoding branched-chain-amino-acid transaminase — translation MMAQVIYLNGEYVTKENAKVSVYDHGFLYGDGIFEGIRVYNGNIFKCKEHLQRLYDSAKSIKLDIPLSPQEMQEVLAETIRRNGLKDGYIRLVVSRGPGDLGLDPRRSPHPNVIVIVEQLAIYSEEAYRLGLRTISVSQRRNIPDALNPKIKSLNYLNNILVKIQANLAEVGEAIMLNAQGYVAEGSSDNIFIVKNGIVYTPPCYVGALGGITRMAIIEICERIGYKLKEEPFTLHDVYVADEVFFTGTAAEVIAVREVDGRTIGEGKAGPITLKLLEEFRKIVNEDGYKVQY, via the coding sequence TTGATGGCACAAGTCATTTATTTAAACGGCGAGTATGTAACCAAAGAAAACGCAAAGGTGTCCGTGTACGACCACGGTTTTCTATACGGAGACGGCATTTTCGAAGGCATCCGCGTTTACAACGGCAACATTTTCAAATGCAAGGAACATTTGCAGCGCCTGTACGATTCCGCAAAATCAATCAAGCTTGACATTCCGCTTTCCCCACAGGAAATGCAGGAAGTGCTGGCGGAAACGATACGCCGCAACGGCTTGAAAGACGGTTATATCCGCTTGGTCGTATCCCGCGGCCCCGGCGATTTGGGGCTCGATCCCAGACGTTCGCCGCATCCGAATGTGATCGTGATCGTCGAACAATTGGCGATATATTCGGAAGAAGCTTACCGGTTAGGGTTGCGCACAATCAGCGTATCGCAGCGGCGCAATATTCCCGACGCATTGAATCCGAAAATCAAATCGCTTAATTATTTGAACAACATTCTGGTGAAAATTCAGGCCAACCTTGCCGAAGTGGGCGAAGCGATTATGCTGAACGCGCAAGGGTATGTCGCCGAAGGTTCATCCGACAACATCTTCATAGTAAAGAACGGCATTGTCTATACGCCTCCATGTTACGTTGGCGCTCTGGGAGGCATCACGCGCATGGCCATCATCGAAATTTGCGAACGGATCGGCTACAAGCTGAAAGAAGAGCCGTTTACGCTCCATGATGTATATGTCGCCGACGAGGTATTCTTTACGGGGACAGCCGCCGAGGTGATCGCCGTGCGGGAAGTGGACGGACGCACCATCGGAGAAGGCAAAGCGGGTCCTATCACGTTGAAGCTGCTTGAAGAATTCCGCAAGATTGTAAACGAAGACGGTTATAAAGTGCAATATTAA
- the pheA gene encoding prephenate dehydratase produces the protein MLRIAYLGPEGTVSHESAAWFFAGEDVELIPFRVISDVFLATAHGKTDASVVPIENTIDGSVNAHMDFLVHEVDMPILAEWTYPSVQNLIGFSADQGGDDLSRIRRVISIPVAIAQCHTFLRTHLPEAEYEHVPSTAEGVRLVKERGDHGLAAIGTASAANMYGLDLLKKDIGEHQNNLTRFIIVGNKPIPLKPSPKCKTSIIVAQPEDYPGGLHQVLSAFAWRRINLSKIESRPTKKRLGSYYFYIDVEASMDSVLLPAAIAEIEAIGCRVRLMGSYPSYSYDIINSEVQD, from the coding sequence ATGTTAAGGATCGCTTACCTTGGTCCTGAAGGTACGGTGTCACACGAATCGGCTGCTTGGTTTTTTGCCGGAGAGGATGTTGAACTTATCCCTTTCAGGGTTATTTCCGATGTTTTTTTGGCGACCGCGCACGGAAAGACGGACGCAAGCGTCGTTCCGATCGAGAATACGATTGACGGCTCGGTCAACGCGCACATGGATTTTCTGGTCCATGAGGTCGATATGCCGATTTTGGCGGAATGGACTTATCCCTCCGTGCAAAATTTAATCGGCTTTTCCGCCGATCAGGGCGGCGATGACTTAAGCCGCATTCGCAGAGTCATCTCGATACCGGTTGCCATCGCGCAATGCCACACTTTTTTGCGGACGCATTTGCCTGAAGCGGAATATGAGCATGTGCCCAGCACCGCCGAGGGAGTAAGGCTTGTGAAAGAGCGCGGCGACCATGGACTGGCGGCGATCGGCACGGCGTCGGCGGCCAACATGTACGGATTGGATTTGCTGAAAAAGGATATCGGCGAGCATCAAAACAATTTGACCCGCTTTATCATTGTGGGCAATAAGCCTATACCGTTAAAGCCTTCGCCTAAATGCAAGACGTCGATTATCGTGGCGCAGCCGGAGGACTATCCGGGCGGTTTGCACCAAGTGTTGTCGGCGTTTGCATGGCGGCGCATCAACCTGTCGAAGATCGAATCGCGACCGACCAAAAAGCGGCTGGGCAGTTATTATTTTTATATCGATGTGGAAGCGTCCATGGATTCGGTGCTGCTGCCGGCCGCCATTGCGGAAATTGAAGCGATCGGTTGCCGGGTGCGTTTGATGGGGAGTTATCCAAGCTATTCATATGATATAATAAATTCGGAGGTGCAAGATTGA
- the thrB gene encoding homoserine kinase: MKQGSVTVKVPASTANLGPGFDSLGMALNLFAWIEMDIAEKTKIELLDANTQGVPLDKTNLIYESACNVYAAVGEPPPELNITIKSDIPLTRGLGSSAAAIVGGMVAANALLGEPLARRDLLQLATRLENHPDNVGASLFGGIVVSSWDGDRAECVRIEPDPRLAVIAVIPEFTLATEQARGLLPKQVAMQDAVHNLSHSSLLVAALATGNLSLLEFAMRDRLHQPYRAPLIPGMEAILRNATDHGALAAALSGAGPTILTLIDQTSGNRTRLERFLADTYAGLGMPYKTIFLHPSAEGATLLTDGGESCKLSANKKGEIRQC; encoded by the coding sequence ATGAAGCAAGGCAGCGTTACGGTGAAGGTTCCCGCCAGCACGGCGAATCTTGGACCGGGTTTTGACAGCCTGGGAATGGCACTCAATCTGTTCGCCTGGATCGAAATGGACATAGCAGAAAAAACGAAAATTGAACTGTTGGATGCAAATACGCAAGGCGTACCGCTGGATAAAACCAACCTGATTTACGAGTCTGCGTGCAACGTATATGCGGCTGTCGGCGAGCCGCCGCCGGAGTTGAACATTACCATTAAAAGCGATATTCCGTTAACCCGCGGACTGGGCAGCAGCGCCGCCGCCATCGTCGGCGGCATGGTTGCGGCAAACGCTTTGCTGGGCGAGCCGCTTGCGCGGCGCGACCTTTTGCAGCTGGCGACCCGGTTGGAAAACCACCCTGACAATGTCGGCGCCTCCTTGTTCGGCGGCATCGTTGTGTCGTCCTGGGACGGCGACCGCGCGGAATGTGTCAGAATCGAACCGGATCCGCGCCTGGCGGTGATCGCGGTCATTCCGGAATTCACATTGGCGACGGAACAAGCGCGGGGCCTTTTGCCCAAGCAGGTTGCCATGCAGGATGCCGTCCACAATCTGAGCCATTCGTCGCTGTTGGTGGCCGCGTTGGCAACCGGCAACTTGTCGTTGCTCGAATTTGCGATGCGGGACCGGTTGCATCAGCCTTATCGCGCGCCGCTCATTCCAGGAATGGAGGCGATTTTGCGCAATGCGACGGATCATGGGGCATTGGCGGCGGCGTTAAGCGGAGCCGGTCCGACAATCCTGACGCTCATTGATCAGACAAGCGGCAACCGGACGCGCTTGGAGCGTTTTCTCGCCGATACGTATGCCGGACTTGGCATGCCGTATAAGACGATATTTTTGCATCCCAGCGCCGAGGGCGCTACGCTATTGACAGACGGGGGCGAAAGTTGTAAATTAAGCGCAAACAAAAAAGGGGAAATCCGGCAATGTTAA